The following is a genomic window from Bacillus sp. V2I10.
CGTTTTATCCCAAATGACTTAAGCCAAAAGCCGGGTGCGTTACAAAAAGGCGGTAAGCTGTATGCGGCTGCGATTGAAGCGGTAGCTGACCCATCAGCAAGCACATTTAAAACAGGCCAAACATTTAAAATTGTTTGGAAGGAAGTAAATCCTCATTTGTGCCGTGAGGAAGCTGCTGCACAAAACTGCATTAAGTTCTCTAGACTTGAGGGAGCGTTCTTTCAAGAGGGGGTTTTCTGGTTCGATGACACCTCTGCCGGTGACAAAAAACTTGGACGCGTTTATCGGTATGTTCCTCACACTAATACATTGGAGCTTTTCTATGAGGGAAATGATGCACGAGAAATGGAATATCCGGATAATATCTGCTGTACTCCTTGGGGCGATCTTTGGTTTGCAGAAGACGGTTCTGGCCAAGATCGCATTATGGGAATTACCCCAGAAGGCAAGGTCTATCCTTTTGCCGCCAACCGTTTAAGTGGTTCTGAATTGGCAGGCCCAACCTTTTCACCAGATGGAAACACACTTTTTGTCAATATTCAAAGCCCAGGCAAAACATTTGCCATTTGGGGACCGTTCCAACGCAGAAACTCTGCGCGCGCAAGGGAAATGTCCTTTGCAGCTCCTTCGAATCTTGCACCGCAAGTTTCGGAAAAAGTGGCTAAGGCTGCCGAGGCGCAAGGTATGTCCATTCTAGAAGCAGCAGCATTTGAGCGCCACGGAGTAAAAATGATTTAAATTGTTTTACAGGATACCGTAAAAAAGATGTAAACAAACACTTTGTATGTTTTACATCTTTTTTTACATGCCAGGTATTTGTTGCAGGTGGACAAGGAAACTAGATGAAATAATAAATTAAAAGCTCTTGTGACCAAAGCGTGACCATAAGGTATTTTTGGCAATTTGAATGGTTAATAGAAAAAAACAAATAAAAAGGGGAAACCCTTATATATCAAGGATTTCCCCACTTCATTTTATGATGGAGCATAACGGGATCGAACCGATGACCTCTACGCTGCCAGCGTAGCGCTCTCCCAGCTGAGCTAATGCCCCGTATAATAAGGAATCTGCAAAAATTCATTTGCGATATTATAGATTATACTGCCTCTGAAGCATACTTGCAATAGGAATTAACAGTCAAAACAAAAATATTTTGACTGTTAATTTCAAAATAGACTATAAAAGCCTCACTCACTCTCAACCATTCCAAAAAAGTTCTCATGCACATACCCATTAATTACGATATCCAAGTTATGAAAATAGCGGTGCAGGGTCTGAACTGTGTCGGCGTTTCCGTTTATGAGACTTTCGGAATGGCGGATAATGGATTCACGGTCCGTTTTTAATGCTGGATCTTCAACAAGCGGGACGAAGTGTGTGGCATATGCTTTTGCTGCGGCAGCGCGGGCGGTTTGATCGGACATGTTTAAGCTGTCGATTCGGTCCCAGCCTGTGGTTTCGTTATAGAAAGGTGGAAATCGGCAATGAATGCGCCAACGTCTGTATACTCGGGTTTTTTACTTAAATTACATTATTATAAGATATGTCTGTTATAAAAAAGAAAAAAGCAAGAGAAAAATCCTTTTACTTCTTAATTAGCCTCACTTTTCACTTCTGCTATTTGCAGCAAATGCCTTTTTTCATGATACCCAATAAACTCAACCCATTGCTTTAAGGAAAGCTCGCCAAGGTGAGGGTGCTTCATTGCTTTTTCGTTCAGGGCTTGAACGGGTGCCGTTTCAGCAAAGTTAATCAGCTCTCGGCGTGATTCTTCAAGTTTTGATAAGAGTTCTTTTTTACGTATGATCCTTCGGCTGGTTTGAGGTTTTCGGGTGCCGGGACTTTGCGGGAACGGTCGATGACCAATTCCAGCGGTTTTTCGGTTACTTCTTTCTTATCGCCCGACATGAGAACCTGTTTCATGCCTCCTGTGATGACACGTTCCATTAAGTAGAGATGTTGAAGGATTTGGCCTGGGCTCCAAACGTCCTGTGAAGGTTTTTGGTTGAACTGTTTATCTGTCATGTTTTTGACTTCGTTCAGTAATTCAGCGCGTACTGCCTGTGAATGTTCCAGCATCTTGATCTCTCCCTTCACCTTCATTCTATCAAAGTGATGTGCAAAGTTCTCTTTTCAGCTTCTTCCTGACAGTTCCTGTGTTAAATGGTTTTTTACTTGCTCTCTGAGCTTGTATTTTTGGATTTTTCCTGAAGCGGTCATCGGATAGTCTTTGACGAAATAATAGTATTCAGGAATTTTATAATGGGAGAGCTGTCCTTTGCAGAATGCTTTTATGTCTTCTGCCGTCAGGGTGACGCCTTCTTTTGGAACGATGCAGGCTGCTGCTTTTTCTCCGTATTTTTCATCAGGAACGCCAATTACCTGAACATCCATAATATCTTCATGACGATAAAGGAATTCTTCAATTTCACGCGGGTAGACGTTTTCACCGCCGCGGATGATCATGTCCTTCAGGCGACCGGTAATGACGACATAGCCGTGTTCATCCATCGTAGCCAGATCACCGGTATGAAGCCAGCCTTCTTTATCAATCGCTTCTTCTGTTGCTTCAGGCATTTTGTAGTAGCCTTTCATGACGAGGTAGCCCCTTGTGCAAAGCTCTCCCTGAACACCTGGTGCTGTTTCCTCTCCTGTAAGCGGGTCAATGATTTTCACTTCTACATGAGGATGGGCTTTGCCGACTGTTTCAACTTTGCGTTCAATGGAGTCTGTCACAGTTGTCTGTGTTATGACAGGTGAGGACTCTGTTTGGCCGTAGGCAATCGTTACTTCTGACATGCCCATTTCATTGATGACTTTTTTCATGACTTCAATTGGACAGGTTGAGCCCGCCATAATCCCTGTTCTCAAGGTTGAGAGGTCATAGTTTTTAAAGTTAGGAGAGTTCAGCTCAGCGATAAACATCGTTGGCACTCCGTGCAGTCCTGTGCATTTTTCTTTTTCAACGGTTTGAAGGACAAGGTCAGGATCAAACTGGGCGATTGGCACCATGGCTGCTCCGACAGATACACATGCCAGAACGCCAAGTACGCAGCCGAAGCAGTGGAAGAATGGAACCGGGATGCATAAACGGTCCTGATTCGTTAAATTCATTGAGCTTGCGACAAGGAAGCCATTGTTGACAATATTGTGATGAGTGAGCATGACACCTTTAGGGAAGCCGGTTGTGCCTGAGGTGTATTGCATATTGATGACGCCCTCAGGAGTTAGCAGGCTCTCACGCTCGGCAAGCTCTTCATCTGTAACCTTAGATCCGTGATCTAGAAGCTCATTCCAGCTGTACATCTCATGGGGTGCTTTCTGATTTCCTATGTAAATGAGGTTTTTTAAGTGCGGCAATGCTTCAATTTGTTTGTATTTCTCTGCAGAAGCTGAATTCGTGATGGAGCGGACAATGTCGACATAAGATGTTCCTTTAAAGCCGTCAATTAAGAACAGAGTGGTGGAGTCAGACTGCTTCAGCAGGTATTCAAGCTCGCTGCTTTGGTAGCTTGTGTTGACGGTAACAAGTACGGCGCCAATGCGTGCAGATGCGAACTGAAGCAGGAGCCACTCAGGGACGTTGGTTGCCCAGATGGCAATGTTTTCACCCTTTTTCACGCCAAGACCCATTAAAGCTTTTGCGAGCTTCGTCGTTTCGCTGTAAAACTCATCATACGTATAGCGGATGTTTTCCTTTGAATAGATAACGGCATCCTGGCTTCCGTATTTTGATACAGTTTCCTTCAATAATTGGCCGATGGTTTTATTTTTTAGTGATTGCATGGGACCTCCCTGGACAAAAAGTATGATTACGCTTTCATTATAAACTATTTTTAGAAAGTTTTGAAAACTATTATTCTTTAAAAAATACAGAAGAAGTTGCAGTATAATAGAAGAGACGTATTTTAAAAAGGGGAACGATCATGAATAAATCAACATTTTATCCTTATTTGGCACTAGCAATTGGAGTTGCGGCAGTCTCAACGTCTGCCATTTTCGTAAAGCTGACCTCTGCACCTGCTCCAGTTATCGCGTTTTATCGCCTGTTTTTCTCAACACTCATCGTTCTGCCGCTGTTTTTGGCAAAATCGCTGCCTCATATTAAAACGTTAACGAAGAAAGACTGGAGCTATTCAATTTTGGCAGGGGTACTGCTTGCTTTTCATTTTATTCTCTGGTTTGAATCGCTGAACTACACTTCTGTAGCGAGTTCGGTTGTGCTGGTGACTCTTCAGCCGCTGTTTGCGTTTATTGGCACCTATTTCTTTTTTAAAGAGAGGGTGTCAGCGAGGGCTATAGTTAGTGCCATGCTTGCAATTGCAGGCAGTGTTGTGATCAGCTGGGGAGATTTCCGGATCAGCGGGCTTGCGCTGTTTGGAGACTTTCTTGCGCTTGCGGCATGTGCGATGGTCACGGCTTATCTGCTGTTTGGCCAAGGTGTGAGGAAGCGTCATACACTGACGCTATACACGTTTATCGTTTATGCGGTCAGCTCTGTGACATTATTCCTTTACTGTGTGCTGCTAAGCTATCCGCTGACAGGTTTTCAGAAACAGGATTGGCTGTACTTTTTGCTGCTTGCGATTGTACCGACATTGCTTGGGCATTCGTTATTCAACTGGTCGCTGAAATGGATTTCGACAAATGTCATTTCTGTCGCGATTCTGTTTGAGCCGGTTGGATCGATTATTCTTGCGTATTACTTCCTTGAAGAGACGGTTATTCTTACGCAATTAATTGGCGGAGCAATCATTATCATTGGCGTCATGCTGTTTCTTTTTGAAAAGAAAGAAGTGGACGAGATTTCCAGTGAACAAGCGCTGTAAACAAAAAAAGGACTCAATTTGAACTGCACCCAAATTGTTAGACACATCTAACAACTGAAGGTGTAGTTTTTTATGACGAAATATTCATTAGATACTAAGAAGCTACTGCAAAATTTAACATTGCTTCATCCAGCACCGTGTGGCAATGGTATCAGTTATTAGAAACACAAGGGAGAATTTGAAAGCATGGGGTATTTTAAACATGAATTAGAGAATTACATTCACTATTACAATCACAAACGGATTAAGGCTGAATTAAAAGGCATGAGTCCGGTTCAATACCGAACTCATGCCACGGAAGCAGCCTAAGATTCATGTCTAACTTTTTGGGGTCACTTCATTCCGAGTCCTTTTTTGTTTTTCCTTGATTTTCTTTTCCAGATCTTTAAACGTATACTTCGTCTTCTTTTTCAAAGCTTCTTCAAAGTTGTTTGTTTTTCCTGTTTCAAGAAGTATGTCCCGGATAATGTCTTCTCCAAATTCATCTGCCAAAATTTTAACGGCGTAGTAGCTTTGAGTATACACTTCCGCTTCCGGACTGTCTTCCAATGCATTTGCCCAGCTTCCGGGATTTCTGAGCTCATCGAAAGGGATCACCGTGTCGATGGGGATTTTTGCATCCTCTCCGTTATAGCCAGCATATTCTGCAACGCCTTCATTAAACCAGATTGGAATTTTCAGCGAATCGATTTCCATTTTCTCTAATGCTTTCTCCATATAGTAATGGGCATATTCATGATAAAAGGTTTCCACGACAAGCGGAGATGCGGCATCGAGATCATCCGGAATCACGATGGCCATGGTTTCTTTCACATGATCGTAAAACCCCATATAATCCAAATACTCAAGCTCCTGCAGCGAGTCCGGCGATTCATCAAGCAGAATCAGGTCAATCGGCAGATCCTCAATATCGCCAAACAAGCGTTTACTAATATTTCGTGCGTTCTTAAATTCGTCCTCAACCAGCTGAATATCTCTTTTATTAAGAGAGGAATAGTAAACAGTCAGATGAGAAATTTTCTTCGTTTCAGCAGACTCCTTGTATTCTGCGTAAGGGTCAATTGGCAAAAAAGCGTTCACCTGAAACTCGAATTTCTCCCGTGGACTGATATTTTGATAGTTAAAATGAGTTGTCATCACATTCATTAGGACAACGAAAAACAAGGTAATAATTAAACTGATGCTTGTGATGGAAAGGAAGATGGATCCTGATAATCCCTTGAAAAAGAGCAGATTTTTTTCCTTCCTGTGAATCATCTCGTATATAGAATAGATAAACAAGCCGATCAGCAGAAGCGCCATAACGCTTCCTGCGATCACACTGGCAGGTATATTCAAGAAGAGAAACAGAATGTAAAACACTCCGGTGAAATAAACGATATACAAGATGGATAAGAAACTATGCAGAAGTATTTTCACTTGCAGCCTCCGTTTGTCTTAGTCTATGAACATATTCTGTTTTATGAAAAGAAACTCCTTTTAGAGGTAGGGATTTAATTTTCGCTTGTCGAATTTTATCAGCAAGGAGTGTTGAAAATGAAATATAGAATAAGAAAAGCTGTTAAAGAAGATGCGAAGCAAATCGCAGTTGTTCACAGAGCGCAAAGCCTATAAAGGGTTAAGCGGATATCAGGAAGCGAAGCGCAGTGCAGAAGCTTATCTTTTTCAGACAGCGGATGTGCCTGTTGCCGCTGTAAGACCAGCTCTGGTAATCGGAATAGATGATTATACGGAACGCTTTTTATTTCATGTGAAAAAGGTGAAGAACGAGGAACCGATTGGAATTGCAGATCCTGGATATTTTTACAGCTATACCTCATCTGAGGACGCAGCGGGATTCTTGTATATAGCAGGAGAAAAAACCTTAACGGGTGCTTACAATGCCGCTTTTGAAAAAAGTCTGTCACTGAATGATCTTCTGCATAAAATCGGATATGCTGTCGGGAAAAAAGCGATTGTGACAGGCGAGATTGCGAAAGAGAATGCTTCACCTTATGGATTATCAGGTGATTGGACACTAAATGTGTCAAAGGCTGAAAGTGCTGGATACTCATTTGAGAAATTGGATCCGTACTTAGAGAAATTAATTGAGGCAATAAAAAAAGAAACGTGACAGTGTCGCGTTTCTTTTTAGTGAGGTAAAATCTGCTGATGAAATACCGAAGCAAAATAGGCGAATACAAACCCAAGCGGGAAAGAGAAAATCATAGACCAGCCGTTGACTAATTCTTCTTCGTTGCTGATCCTTATCGCTTCAAAATAACCATATAGAAAATTAATAATCGACAATAAAAAAGTTATCATCATCAATGAGTAGGATAGATTCATCATTTGTCCTCCATAAGAAATCTATTACTACTAGTACATGCCGATGATAGAGAGTTTATGACAAGAAAAGCGGATGGTCTAGATCAGCTCCTAAAGACAGATAAGGATCCGATGGAAAAGTACTGGCTTTTTAGGCGGATCCGTTCTGACTGAGGAGTTGGGCGCTGGAATAGAAATAAATGGAAGGGATTATATAAATTTTGATAGTATAAAAAAGCACCGAAAAAAACATCGGTGCTTTTGGCAGAATCTATTTTCTTTTTAAGACAAGTGATTTAGAAGCAGTGAGCATCAATACTAAGACGATTGAGCAAATGATAAATGTAGGCACCATGTAGGAAGCGTTATAGCCGGCTGAATACAGCAGAACGGGCTTATCACCTGCAAATTCTGCAAAGAATACAGCTCCAGCAAGTGTATGTGCCGCAAATCTAAGGAAGCTTCCAAGAAAAGCTGCTGCCACTACGTAAGCAATTAATCGTCCTCTGTTAAGAGGATTCAAAGAGCTTTGGACTTGTTTATAGAATACTCCTCCTGCACCTACCACGGTAAATGCGACAAAATAGTCAAGAAAACCCTGGATTGGATGTACAATTGTGGTGTAGCCCATAATTGTCTGCAAAACGCCAAGTAAAAAGCCTGTCAGCAGTCCTCCTTTTAATCCGTGGCGAAAACCCATGATCAGGACTGGAATCATTGCAAGTGAGATTGACCCTCCCTGAGGCATTTTGCCAATGAAGCTTGTTGCTAAATCAAGCAGAAATGCAATGGCTGATAGAATCGCTGCTTCTACTAAAAAAACTAAACGTGTATTTGTCTGCATAGCGCTTCCCCTTTTCGGCATTCGACCGGGGCTGTTTTTTTCCATAATAAAAAGCAATGCGGGGAATGTCGGATGGTTTCCACGCACTGCTTTGGTTGGGTTATCACTTGAATCCATCGCCACATCCCTACGTAAGCTTTAACTATACAGGTTCAACGGGTCTGAACAAAACGTTCACTCTCAGCCGAATGGCTCCCCAAGTGGTCAAATGCAATATATGATTTAGACACTACTATACAGGAAGTTGCAAAATTCGACAAGATTAAATTTTGATTTTTTTCAGAAAATAATGGAAAGCTCTTTTATCAGTCTTTACAAGGGTCCAAAACCTTGCTATAGTTTCCATGAATTCAATATATGCAGGGGAGCTGAGTGAACTTGGCTGAGAGGATACTGATTCTGATTCTTGTATCGACCCTTTAACCTGATCTGGGTAATGCCAGCGGAGGGAATGCGGAAGATGCATTATTTTTTCCATAACTTTGCGAATGCGTTAAGGCTGCCCCAGTGGCAGCCTTTTTTGTCGTTCGGTCAGATATTCATATATTAATAAATTTTAAGGAGGATAAAGAATGGCCAGTGTAAATCTAGCATTTCAGGTGCTGCCTAAATCATCAGAAGGGAATACATATGAAATTGTCGACAAAGCGATCGAGGTTGTTCAGCAATCAGGAGTCAAATATGAGGTCGGTGCGATGGAGACGGTGATGGAGGGAGAGCTTGATGAACTGATTAATATTGTTAAGCAAGCGCAGGATGCCTGTATTTCAGCCGGTGCCGCTGAGGTAATGACTCACATGAAAATTCATTACCGTCCAAAAGAAGGGGTCACAATGGATGAAAAACTTAAGAAATACCGTTAAAACACTTTCAGGAATTGCGCTTCCTGGTATAGTGCTGCTGTCATTCCTCTTTTTGTGGGAATTGGCTGTCATCGCATCAAAAGTGGAAAAATGGATTCTGCCGCGTCCGACTCATATTTTCATCACGCTTGCAGAAATGAGGGGAACGATAGGCGGACATATCCTGCAGACTCTGTCGGAAGCAGTGCTTGGTTTATTGATCGCTGTAACAGCAGGTGTATTGATTGCTATCTTAATAGACATGTCAGATTGGGTTCGAAAAGCAGTTGAACCGCTGCTTGTTCTTTCGCAAACCATTCCTATAATAGCGCTAGCTCCATTGCTTATCATCTGGTTCGGATTCGGCATTTTTCCTAAAGTAATTGTCGTGGCGCTCGTTTGTTTCTTTCCGATCGCCATCAATCTGTCTGACGGCTTCCGTTTAATAGACAGGGATATGGTGAAGCTCATGAGAACGCTTGGAGCCAGCCGCAGACAGATGTTTTTAAAACTGAAGCTTCCAGCTGCAACACCTTTCTTTTTTTCAGGGTTAAAAATAGCCGGAACATACAGTGTGATGGGGGCGGTTATCGGAGAGTGGCTGGGTGCAAGCAAAGGACTCGGCATTCTATTGACTCGATCCTCCCAATCGTTCCTGACAGATAAAGTATTTGCAACAATCGTCTTAATAGTAGGTTTAAGCTTAATAATTTTTGCACTCATTGAAATACTGGCAAGAATCATGATGCCCTGGAAATATAAGCAGCAAAAGAATTCTAACTAGCTACGGGGGAGAAAAAATGAAAAAACTCTTATTTATTCTATTTAGTTTAGTATTCATCTTATCTGGATGCGGATCAGCGGAAAAAAACACTAATGAAGAATTAAAAAAAGTGAAGATTATGCTTGATTGGTTTCCAAACACAAATCATACAGGTATTTATGCAGCGAAAGAAAATGGCTTCTATAAAGAAGAAGGTCTTGATGTTGAAATAGTTGAACCTGGTGAAGGAGTCAGTGCGGATCAGATCGTTGCTTCTGGTGAAGTTGATTTTGCTGTCAGCCATCAGGAGAATATTACACACGCAAGATCAACTGGAGTGCCGATTGTTTCAATAGGAGCAATCATACAGGAGAATACTTCTGCATTCGCTTCTTTAAAAGAAGAAAACATCACTTCTCCAAAGGATTTTGAAGGAAAACGTTACGGGGGATGGGGTTCTCCTACAGAAGAAGCTGTTATTAAAGCTGTAATGGATAAATCGAATGCAGACTTTGAAAAAGTCGATTATGTCACGCTTGGAGCAACAGACTTTTTCAAGTCGATCGGACGCGATACAGACTTTCAATGGATTTTCCAGGCATGGGATGGGATTGAGGCTGCTCGCCAGGGAATTGAATTGAATTACATCTATTTAAAAGACCTTGATCCAGCATTAAACTATTACACTCCAGTTATTGCAACAAGCGAATCCAAAATTGCAAAAGACAAAGAAATGGTCCAGTCCTTCATGAAGGCCACATCAAAGGGTTATCAATTTGCCATTGAAGAGCCGGAAGAAGCAGCGGATATTCTAATTAAAAATGTACCTGAGATCAATGCTGAGTTAGTAAAGGAAAGCCAAGTGTGGCTAAGTGATCAGTATCAGGGAAAAGCAAAGCAATGGGGCATTCAAGATGAAAAAGTCTGGAATAGATATGCCGATTGGATGTATGAACGAAAGCTGATTGAAGAGAACATTGAACCAAGTGAAGCTTTTACAAATGAGTTCCTGCCTGAAGGAAAGGAATAGCATGCTTACTCTTTCACAAATCAGCAAATCTTATTCTGGAGATCAGCATGTCCTGATGCCGACAGACCTGAATGTGAAAAAAGGCGAATTTGTAAGCATTATTGGACCAAGCGGCTGCGGAAAAAGCACATTGCTTGATATGATAGCCGGCATCAATAAGCCAACTAAAGGCCGTGTAAGGTACAATGGAGAAGATATTACAAATAAAACCGGTCTTGTCGGTTATATGCCCCAAAGTGATGTATTGTTTCCATGGAGAACGGTTTTGGATAATGTTATTCTTCCATTAGAAATACAAGGTACCGGTAGAGATGAGGCGCGCAATCAAGCACGCGGCCTTTTCCCGAAATTCGGACTTGCAGGATATGAAGATCATTATCCCTTTATGCTCTCAGGCGGAATGAGGCAGCGCGCCAATTTCCTTAGAGCATACCTAAACAATAAAGAACTCCTTCTATTAGATGAACCGTTCGGCAAGCTTGATGCGATGACAAGACTTGAACTGCAGAAGTGGTTTATTCAAATATGCGAGGAAACAGCTCAGACAGTGATATTTATTACACACGATATGGATGAAGCCATCTTCCTGTCAGACAGAATCTTCATCCTCTCACCAAGACCTGGATGCATAATAGAAGAAGTGAACGTAGAATTTACACGGCCAAGGAAAGAAAATCTCATTACAAGTCCGGAATTTGCTTTACTTAAAAGGAGATTGCTTGATGTTCTTCATTTAAACCAGAGCTGATTCAAATAGTAATTGACGCACTGAATTTCAGACAAATTCAGTGCGTTTTCGATAATTAAAATCTTTTTTTATAAAATGATAAAAAAGCTATTGCAAAGGGGATTTCAGCGTGGTATATTATTATTCGTTGCCGCGAAAAACGCGAAAAAGCAACAAAGCCTGAAAAAAAGAAAAGCAAAATAAACGCTTGACTTTAAAATGGCAAAATGTTATATTAATAAAGCTTCGCTTGAAGCAAATGATCTTTGAAAACTAAACAAAACCAAAAGCGTACCAAACGTTTTAAATTTTTGAAGTCAGCAACAAATTGAGTCACAAATTTTCTTCGGAGAGTTTGATCCTGGCTCAGGACGAACGCTGGCGGCGTGCCTAATACATGCAAGTCGAGCGGACCTCTTAGGAGGTCAGCGGCGGACGGGTGAGTAACACGTGGGCAACCTGCCTGTAAGACTGGGATAACTCCGGGAAACCGGAGCTAATACCGGATAGTATCTTGAACCGCATGGTTCAAGTTGGAAAGACGGTTTCGGCTGTCACTTACAGATGGGCCCGCGGCGCATTAGCTAGTTGGTGAGGTAATGGCTCACCAAGGCAACGATGCGTAGCCGACCTGAGAGGGTGATCGGCCACACTGGGACTGAGACACGGCCCAGACTCCTACGGGAGGCAGCAGTAGGGAATCTTCCGCAATGGACGAAAGTCTGACGGAGCAACGCCGCGTGAGTGATGAAGGTTTTCGGATCGTAAAACTCTGTTGTTAGGGAAGAACAAGTGCGAGAGTAACTGCTCGCACCTTGACGGTACCTAACCAGAAAGCCACGGCTAACTACGTGCCAGCAGCCGCGGTAATACGTAGGTGGCAAGCGTTGTCCGGAATTATTGGGCGTAAAGCGCGCGCAGGCGGTTTCTTAAGTCTGATGTGAAAGCCCCCGGCTCAACCGGGGAGGGTCATTGGAAACTGGGAAACTTGAGTGCAGAAGAGGAGAGTGGAATTCCACGTGTAGCGGTGAAATGCGTAGAGATGTGGAGGAACACCAGTGGCGAAGGCGACTCTCTGGTCTGTAACTGACGCTGAGGCGCGAAAGCGTGGGGAGCGAACAGGATTAGATACCCTGGTAGTCCACGCCGTAAACGATGAGTGCTAAGTGTTAGAGGGTTTCCGCCCTTTAGTGCTGCAGCTAACGCATTAAGCACTCCGCCTGGGGAGTACGGTCGCAAGACTGAAACTCAAAGGAATTGACGGGGGCCCGCACAAGCGGTGGAGCATGTGGTTTAATTCGAAGCAACGCGAAGAACCTTACCAGGTCTTGACATCCTTTGCCACTTCTAGAGATAGAAGGTTCCCCTTCGGGGGACAAAGTGACAGGTGGTGCATGGTTGTCGTCAGCTCGTGTCGTGAGATGTTGGGTTAAGTCCCGCAACGAGCGCAACCCTTGATCTTAGTTGCCAGCATTCAGTTGGGCACTCTAAGGTGACTGCCGGTGACAAACCGGAGGAAGGTGGGGATGACGTCAAATCATCATGCCCCTTATGACCTGGGCTACACACGTGCTACAATGGATGGTACAAAGGGCTGCGAGACCGCGAGGTTTAGCCAATCCCATAAAACCATTCTCAGTTCGGATTGCAGGCTGCAACTCGCCTGCATGAAGCTGGAATCGCTAGTAATCGCGGATCAGCATGCCGCGGTGAATACGTTCCCGGGCCTTGTACACACCGCCCGTCACACCACGAGAGTTTGCAACACCCGAAGTCGGTGGGGTAACCGCAAGGAGCCAGCCGCCTAAGGTGGGGTAGATGATTGGGGTGAAGTCGTAACAAGGTAGCCGTATCGGAAGGTGCGGCTGGATCACCTCCTTTCTAAGGATATATGAGGACGCTTTTGGTTTTTGTTTAGTTTTGAGAGATCATTCTCTCTATGATAGAAGACAAATCATCTGATTTGTCAGTTGTTCTTTGAAAACTAGATAACGTAATTGATAACAAGTAATTCACTGAGATTTACGCTTACCATAATTAGTGATTTTCTAGACATTTATGTCTAAA
Proteins encoded in this region:
- a CDS encoding ABC transporter ATP-binding protein, translated to MLTLSQISKSYSGDQHVLMPTDLNVKKGEFVSIIGPSGCGKSTLLDMIAGINKPTKGRVRYNGEDITNKTGLVGYMPQSDVLFPWRTVLDNVILPLEIQGTGRDEARNQARGLFPKFGLAGYEDHYPFMLSGGMRQRANFLRAYLNNKELLLLDEPFGKLDAMTRLELQKWFIQICEETAQTVIFITHDMDEAIFLSDRIFILSPRPGCIIEEVNVEFTRPRKENLITSPEFALLKRRLLDVLHLNQS
- a CDS encoding ABC transporter substrate-binding protein, which encodes MKKLLFILFSLVFILSGCGSAEKNTNEELKKVKIMLDWFPNTNHTGIYAAKENGFYKEEGLDVEIVEPGEGVSADQIVASGEVDFAVSHQENITHARSTGVPIVSIGAIIQENTSAFASLKEENITSPKDFEGKRYGGWGSPTEEAVIKAVMDKSNADFEKVDYVTLGATDFFKSIGRDTDFQWIFQAWDGIEAARQGIELNYIYLKDLDPALNYYTPVIATSESKIAKDKEMVQSFMKATSKGYQFAIEEPEEAADILIKNVPEINAELVKESQVWLSDQYQGKAKQWGIQDEKVWNRYADWMYERKLIEENIEPSEAFTNEFLPEGKE